Proteins encoded by one window of Astatotilapia calliptera chromosome 13, fAstCal1.2, whole genome shotgun sequence:
- the LOC113035153 gene encoding protein AF-9-like encodes MQDLHSDDDDDSEDDNDDVDSDTDRAAHLAHHQHRISLSDGSRSDSSSHSPLSCSEAPPLLKSTNNQIVEVKSPTKQSKQDKSMECDKVYLDELVELHKRLMTLREGHILQQIVNLIEETGHFHITNTTFDFDLCSLDRSTVRKLQSYLGTS; translated from the exons ATGCAGGATCTGCACTCGGACGACGACGACGATTCAGAGGACGACAACGACGACGTGGATTCAGACACGGATCGAGCAGCACACCTCGCACACCACCAGCACAG GATTAGTTTAAGTGATGGCAGCAGAAGTGACAGCTCCTCCCATTCCCCGCTGTCGTGCAGTGAGGCCCCGCCCTTATTAAAGTCTACTAATAACCAG ATAGTGGAAGTAAAAAGTCCCACCAAGCAGAGCAAGCAAGACAAAAGCATGGAGTGTGATAAG GTTTACCTGGATGAGCTGGTGGAGCTGCATAAAAGACTAATGACACTAAGAGAAGGTCACATACTGCAACAG ATTGTAAACCTGATTGAAGAGACCGGACACTTCCACATTACAAACACTACGTTTGACTTTGACCTTTGCTCTTTGGACAGAAGTACAGTAAGGAAGCTGCAGAGCTATCTCGGGACGTCCTGA